Proteins from a genomic interval of Echeneis naucrates chromosome 21, fEcheNa1.1, whole genome shotgun sequence:
- the LOC115062054 gene encoding claudin-10-like isoform X1, whose translation MSSMLREILAFVLSTSGWVLVSSTLPTDYWKVSSLDGTVITTATYWSNLWKTCVTDSTGVSNCKDFPSMLALDGYIQACRGLMISAICLGFFGCIFALVGMKCTKIGGNDKNKARIACFAGVTFILSGLSSLSACSLYAHRITSEFFDPMFVAQKYELGAALFIGWAGSILCVLGGIMLCFSIADSYTKSRSQASYIYKGAASHSHISSYPRGQAKSVNQRPPPEYSNSSRIQHFDKNVYV comes from the exons ATGAGCAGCATGCTTCGGGAGATCTTGGCCTTCGTGTTAAGCACCTCGGGGTGGGTGCTTGTGTCTTCCACCTTGCCGACGGACTACTGGAAGGTGTCGTCACTTGACGGGACAGTCATCACCACAGCCACTTACTGGTCCAACCTGTGGAAAACTTGTGTCACTGATTCAACAGGAGTCTCCAACTGCAAGGACTTTCCCTCCATGCTGGCATTGGATG GTTACATCCAAGCATGCAGGGGACTGATGATTTCAGCCATTTGTCTGGGCTTTTTTGGCTGCATATTTGCCCTAGTTGGgatgaaatgcacaaaaattggaggaaatgacaaaaacaaagcaaggaTCGCCTGCTTCGCTGGTGTCACTTTCATTCTCAGTG GCCTCTCCTCATTATCAGCGTGTTCCCTTTATGCGCATCGGATAACATCAGAGTTTTTTGACCCGATGTTTGTTGCACAGAA GTACGAACTGGGTGCTGCTCTCTTTATCGGCTGGGCAGGTTCGATCCTCTGTGTCCTTGGGGGAATCATGCTCTGTTTCTCCATAGCAGATTCTTATACCAAAAG CCGCAGTCAGGCAAGCTATATCTACAAAGGTGCTGCCTCGCATTCTCATATCTCCTCCTACCCGAGAGGGCAGGCGAAGTCTGTAAACCAGAGGCCGCCTCCagaatacagcaactcctccAGGATTCAACACTTTGATAAGAATGTATATGTTTGA
- the LOC115062054 gene encoding claudin-10-like isoform X2, with the protein MSSMLREILAFVLSTSGWVLVSSTLPTDYWKVSSLDGTVITTATYWSNLWKTCVTDSTGVSNCKDFPSMLALDGYIQACRGLMISAICLGFFGCIFALVGMKCTKIGGNDKNKARIACFAGVTFILSGLSSLSACSLYAHRITSEFFDPMFVAQKYELGAALFIGWAGSILCVLGGIMLCFSIADSYTKSQASYIYKGAASHSHISSYPRGQAKSVNQRPPPEYSNSSRIQHFDKNVYV; encoded by the exons ATGAGCAGCATGCTTCGGGAGATCTTGGCCTTCGTGTTAAGCACCTCGGGGTGGGTGCTTGTGTCTTCCACCTTGCCGACGGACTACTGGAAGGTGTCGTCACTTGACGGGACAGTCATCACCACAGCCACTTACTGGTCCAACCTGTGGAAAACTTGTGTCACTGATTCAACAGGAGTCTCCAACTGCAAGGACTTTCCCTCCATGCTGGCATTGGATG GTTACATCCAAGCATGCAGGGGACTGATGATTTCAGCCATTTGTCTGGGCTTTTTTGGCTGCATATTTGCCCTAGTTGGgatgaaatgcacaaaaattggaggaaatgacaaaaacaaagcaaggaTCGCCTGCTTCGCTGGTGTCACTTTCATTCTCAGTG GCCTCTCCTCATTATCAGCGTGTTCCCTTTATGCGCATCGGATAACATCAGAGTTTTTTGACCCGATGTTTGTTGCACAGAA GTACGAACTGGGTGCTGCTCTCTTTATCGGCTGGGCAGGTTCGATCCTCTGTGTCCTTGGGGGAATCATGCTCTGTTTCTCCATAGCAGATTCTTATACCAAAAG TCAGGCAAGCTATATCTACAAAGGTGCTGCCTCGCATTCTCATATCTCCTCCTACCCGAGAGGGCAGGCGAAGTCTGTAAACCAGAGGCCGCCTCCagaatacagcaactcctccAGGATTCAACACTTTGATAAGAATGTATATGTTTGA
- the LOC115062208 gene encoding claudin-10-like has product MNKRLIQILGFLTSSLGWTFVLCTMAMDYWRITQLGGQGGSFIIRVAWYWSNLWKDCFTDSTAVTNCRDFPVLWSVTPFVQGVRGLLMCGLTLGFFGVVLCFLGMECTYIGGADKTKDKMLFAGAVFHVVGGVSDISAYCLYINRVARTTFAPSIGPGVLRYDLGPPIFLGLVGCFLILVGAMFYAVTVYRVIFPESKVIYAYGDGTYMSPGTRGQTYAGYYGQYGSYLGSGRSSSSKISKLSQTTPTKMSERDAFV; this is encoded by the exons ATGAATAAGCGTCTGATTCAAATACTCGGCTTCTTGACTTCATCATTAGGATGGACGTTTGTGCTGTGCACCATGGCCATGGACTACTGGAGGATCACCCAGCTAGGAGGACAAGGAGGCTCCTTCATCATTAGGGTGGCCTGGTACTGGTCCAACCTGTGGAAGGACTGTTTCACTGATTCCACTGCTGTCACTAACTGTAGAGACTTCCCCGTGCTCTGGAGTGTCACTC CTTTCGTCCAGGGAGTGCGAGGGTTGCTAATGTGCGGGTTAACTCTGGGATTCTTTGGTGTGGTGCTTTGCTTTCTTGGGATGGAGTGCACTTATATTGGCGGAGCTGATAAAACCAAGGACAAAATGCTTTTCGCTGGCGCTGTGTTTCATGTGGTTGGTG GAGTGTCAGATATTTCGGCCTACTGCTTATACATCAACAGGGTCGCCAGAACAACCTTTGCTCCCAGTATAGGGCCAGGAGTCCTACG GTATGACCTTGGACCTCCCATATTTCTTGGATTGGTGGGATGTTTTTTAATCCTGGTGGGGGCTATGTTTTACGCAGTGACAGTATACAGAGTGATCTTCCCTGAAAG TAAAGTGATATATGCCTACGGGGACGGCACATACATGAGCCCTGGAACCAGAGGACAAACGTACGCTGGATACTACGGACAGTATGGTTCCTATCTAGGCTCAGGACGATCCAGCAGCTCCAAGATCTCAAAGCTTTCACAGACGACACcaacaaaaatgtcagaaagagATGCATTTGTGTAG
- the LOC115062164 gene encoding multidrug resistance-associated protein 4-like — protein MEGLRKEAKDNPSASANLLSKIFFCWLNPLFRIGYKRKLEEDDMYKVLPEDASDRLGEELQRYWDQEVRQAAKATRPPELTRALIRCYWKSYSLIGIYIFIEEVLKVIQPVLLGKLIEYFENNDPINTAAVYEAYSCAAGISLSAVSLAVLHHLYFYHVQRVGMKIRVAMCHMIYQKALCLNSTALAKTTTGQIVNLLSNDVNKFDEVTLYLHFLWIGPLQSASVILLLMYAIGPSCLAGMAVVFTLMPIQTMFGRLFSTLRAETAVLTDERIRTMNEVIFGIRVIKMYGWEKPFATFVDEIRRKEISKIMKSSYLRGLNMASFFVANKIIIFITVCVYVLTGNDLSASKVFMAVSLYGAVRLTITLFFPFAIEKISETLISIRRIKSFLLLEEVAPQHLGLPVTGKRDCMVKIQDLICYWDKMLEAPTLQNVSFTVMPEQLLAVIGPVGAGKSSLLSAILGELSQESGVVKVKGELTYVSQQPWILPGTIRSNILFGKELNPQKYDRVLRACALKRDMDLLPGGDLTVVGDRGANLSGGQKARISLARAVYQDADIYLLDDPLSAVDAEVGRHLFEECICGLLKRKPRILVTHQLQYLKAADQIVVLKEGQLVAKGTYNELQASGLDFTSLLTEDDGPEEQMQDPTAIPVSGFSRTLSYNSTTSMSSLSSSHCSLIEGAESLAEESRSEGNVNLRLYVKYFMAGANFLVLLVLISLNVLAHVTFVLQDWWLAYWASEQKHINVKEHLNGSFPQQLDLDLYLGVYAGLTASSVVFGFLRSLVFFNVLVSSAQTLHNSMFSAILRTPVHFFDINPVGRILNRFSKDIGYLDSLLPWTFVDFIQVFLQVIGVIAVAAIIIPWILIPIVPLLVVFLFLRCYFLQTSRDIKRLESTTRSPVFSHLSSSLQGLSTIRAFKVQQRFQQMFDEFQDLHSEAWFLFLTTSRWFAVRLDGICSIFVTITTFGCIYLRDGLEPGAVGLALSYAVTLTGMFQWGVRQSAEIENMMTSVERIVEYAELESEAPWETDKRPPDDWPKTGSIIIDRVNFSYSASEPLVLKNLTVIFTSREKVGIVGRTGAGKSSLISALFRLAEPEGRIVIDGFLTSAIGLHTLRQKMSIIPQDPVLFTGTMRKNLDPFRQHTDEDLWNALQEVQMKAVVEELPNKLETVLTESGSNFSVGQRQLVCLARAILRKNRILIIDEATANVDPRTDGLIQQTIRDKFQECTVLTIAHRLNTIIDCDRILVLDAGRIQEYDEPYVLLQNLNGLFYQMVQQTGRAEAASLLYTAKQVTTPTFVPVYMNKKRVTDVHCAKDICVIFETSL, from the exons ATGGAAGGTCTGCGGAAGGAGGCGAAGGATAATCCGTCCGCCTCGGCTAATCTGCTCTCCAAGATCTTCTTCTG TTGGCTGAATCCCTTGTTTAGAATCGGCTATAAGAGGAAGTTGGAAGAAGATGATATGTATAAAGTTTTACCAGAGGATGCGTCTGACAGACTTGGGGAGGAACTGCAGCG GTACTGGGATCAAGAAGTCCGACAGGCAGCAAAAGCAACACGCCCACCCGAACTTACCAGAGCTCTCATTCGGTGCTATTGGAAATCATATTCACTCATCGGAATATACATCTTCATAGAG GAGGTTCTCAAAGTCATTCAGCCAGTGCTACTTGGGAAACTTATTGAGTACTTTGAGAATAATGACCCCATCAACACAGCTGCAGTCTATGAGGCCTATAGCTGTGCTGCAGGCATCTCCCTGTCAGCTGTCAGCCTGGCTGTGCTTCATCATCTCTATTTCTACCATGTTCAGCGGGTTGGCATGAAGATCCGTGTGGCCATGTGCCACATGATCTATCAAAAG GCTCTTTGTCTGAACAGCACTGCGCTGGCCAAAACTACAACAGGACAAATAGTCAACCTCTTATCAAATGATGTCAACAAATTTGATGAG GTAACCCTATACTTGCACTTTTTGTGGATTGGCCCCTTACAATCAGCATCTGTGATATTACTGCTGATGTATGCGATTGGCCCATCGTGCCTTGCAGGGATGGCTGTCGTCTTCACGCTGATGCCAATACAGACCATGTTTGGACGTCTATTCTCTACACTTAG GGCTGAAACAGCAGTCTTAACAGATGAGAGAATACGTACGATGAACGAGGTCATCTTTGGGATCCGTGTCATTAAGATGTATGGATGGGAGAAGCCTTTCGCTACTTTTGTGGATGAGATTAGAAG AAAGGAAATCTCCAAGATCATGAAAAGCTCCTACTTGCGTGGCCTGAACATGGCATCTTTCTTTGTGGCCAACAagatcatcatcttcatcaccgtGTGTGTCTACGTTCTGACTGGAAATGACTTGTCTGCCAGCAAAGTGTTTATGGCTGTCTCCCTCTATGGGGCAGTCAGACTCACCATTACGCTCTTCTTTCCCTTTGCCATAGAGAAGATCTCTGAGACTCTCATCAGTATCAGAAGGATTAAA AGTTTTCTTCTGCTGGAAGAAGTTGCTCCTCAGCATCTCGGACTTCCTGTGACAGGGAAGAGGGACTGTATGGTGAAGATTCAGGATTTAATATGTTACTGGGATAAG aTGCTGGAGGCTCCAACATTACAGAACGTGTCTTTCACAGTGATGCCCGAGCAGCTCCTGGCAGTAATTGGACCTGTTGGTGCTGGAAAG TCGTCGCTCCTCAGTGCCATCCTGGGAGAACTGAGTCAGGAAAGTGGTGTGGTCAAGGTCAAAGGAGAGTTGACCTACGTTTCCCAGCAGCCCTGGATTTTACCCGGGACGATTCGAAGCAACATCCTGTTCGGCAAAGAGCTGAACCCCCAGAAGTATGATAGAGTTCTGAGAGCCTGCGCCCTTAAGAGA GACATGGACTTGTTGCCAGGCGGTGACTTGACAGTGGTTGGGGACAGAGGAGCCAACCTCAGTGGAGGCCAGAAGGCGAGGATCAGCTTAGCCAG AGCAGTGTATCAGGATGCAGATATCTACTTACTGGATGATCCGCTCAGCGCTGTGGATGCTGAGGTGGGCCGACATCTTTTTGAAGA GTGCATATGTGGCCTTTTGAAGAGGAAGCCTCGCATCTTGGTCACTCACCAACTACAGTACCTGAAGGCCGCAGATCAAATAGTTGTCTTAAAGGAG gGCCAGCTGGTAGCGAAAGGCACCTATAATGAGCTGCAGGCTTCTGGACTGGACTTCACCTCGCTGCTTACGGAGGATGACGGCCCAGAGGAGCAGATGCAAGACCCAACTGCCATCCCTGTGTCTGGCTTCTCCCGCACACTCTCTTACAACTCCACGACCTCCATGTCCTCCCTTTCCTCTTCTCATTGCTCTTTGATTGAGGGAGCAGAGTCACTTGCA GAGGAAAGTCGCTCAGAAGGAAACGTCAACCTGCGTCTGTATGTGAAATACTTCATGGCAGGTGCTAACTTCCTGGTCCTCTTGGTCCTCATTTCACTCAATGTTCTAGCACAt GTTACATTTGTCCTGCAGGACTGGTGGCTTGCTTACTG GGCCTCGGAACAGAAGCACATCAATGTGAAAGAGCACCTCAATGGCAGCTTCCCCCAGCAGCTGGACCTTGACCTGTACCTAGGTGTTTACGCAG GTTTAACAGCCAGCTCAGTTGTGTTTGGCTTCCTTCGCAGCTTGGTTTTCTTTAATGTCCTGGTGAGCTCAGCCCAAACCCTTCACAACAGCATGTTCAGTGCCATCCTGCGGACCCCGGTGCACTTTTTTGATATTAATCCAGTTG GAAGAATCCTCAACAGGTTTTCAAAGGACATTGGTTACCTGGACTCACTGCTTCCATGGACGTTTGTGGACTTTATCCAG GTTTTTCTCCAAGTCATCGGAGTGATTGCAGTAGCAGCAATCATCATCCCTTGGATCCTTATTCCCATTGTTCCCCTTcttgttgtcttcctgttccTGAGATGCTATTTCCTGCAGACCTCCAGGGACATCAAGCGCCTAGAGTCTACCA CTCGGAGTCCTGTCTTCTCccacctttcctcctctctccaagGCCTGAGCACCATCCGTGCCTTCAAGGTTCAGCAGAGGTTCCAGCAGATGTTTGATGAATTTCAAGATCTTCACTCAG AGGCCTGGTTCTTGTTCCTGACTACATCTCGTTGGTTTGCTGTGCGTCTTGATGGAATTTGTTCTATCTTTGTCACCATTACTACTTTTGGCTGCATCTACCTCAGGGATG GCTTGGAGCCAGGTGCAGTGGGTCTAGCTCTGTCCTATGCTGTAACACTCACAGGCATGTTCCAGTGGGGTGTCAGACAGAGCGCAGAGATCGAGAACATG atGACATCAGTGGAGAGAATTGTGGAGTATGCGGAGCTGGAGAGTGAAGCACCCTGGGAAACAGACAAGCGGCCTCCAGATGACTGGCCAAAGACGGGCTCTATCATCATTGACAGAGTCAACTTCTCTTACAGTGCCAGTGAGCCTTTGGTCCTAAAGAACCTCACTGTAATCTTCACATCCAGAGAAAAG GTTGGGATTGTTGGACGCACTGGTGCTGGTAAAAGCTCCCTGATCTCTGCCTTGTTCCGGTTGGCGGAACCTGAGGGAAGAATCGTGATTGATGGGTTTCTGACTTCTGCAATTGGCCTTCACACCTTGCGCCAGAAAATGTCCATCATCCCACAG GACCCAGTTCTCTTCACGGGCACCATGAGGAAGAATCTGGACCCTTTCAGGCAGCACACAGATGAGGACCTGTGGAATGCACTCCAAGAG GTGCAGATGAAGGCCGTGGTAGAGGAGCTGCCCAATAAGCTGGAGACGGTGTTGACTGAGTCAGGCTCTAACTTCAGTGTGGGCCAGAGGCAGCTTGTGTGTTTGGCCAGGGCCATCCTTCGCAAAAACCGCATCCTCATTATTGATGAGGCCACAGCCAATGTGGACCCAAG AACTGATGGCCTCATCCAGCAGACTATCCGTGACAAGTTTCAAGAGTGTACGGTCCTCACCATTGCTCACAGACTCAACACTATTATTGACTGTGACAGAATACTG GTTCTGGATGCTGGCAGGATCCAGGAGTATGACGAGCCATATGTGCTGCTCCAGAACCTCAATGGGCTTTTCTACCAGATGGTACAACAGACAGGCCGAGCAGAGGCTGCCTCACTGCTGTACACAGCCAAACAGGTAACCACACCCACCTTTGTCCCA gtttacatgaacaaaaagCGAGTGACAGACGTGCACTGTGCCAAGGACATCTGTGTCATCTTTGAGACATCTCTTTAA
- the LOC115062054 gene encoding claudin-10-like isoform X3 — protein sequence MSGLQILAFLSGLAGLGATIAAAVSNEWRVTSRASSVITATWVLQGLWNNCAGNAIGALHCRPHHTIFQLEGYIQACRGLMISAICLGFFGCIFALVGMKCTKIGGNDKNKARIACFAGVTFILSGLSSLSACSLYAHRITSEFFDPMFVAQKYELGAALFIGWAGSILCVLGGIMLCFSIADSYTKSRSQASYIYKGAASHSHISSYPRGQAKSVNQRPPPEYSNSSRIQHFDKNVYV from the exons ATGTCAGGCTTGCAGATTTTGGCTTTTCTAAGCGGCCTAGCTGGGCTTGGCGCCACtattgctgctgcagtgtccaATGAATGGAGGGTCACCAGTCGGGCATCCTCAGTCATCACAGCGACCTGGGTGCTCCAGGGTCTGTGGAACAACTGTGCTGGAAATGCCATTGGAGCTCTGCACTGCCGACCGCATCATACAATCTTTCAACTGGAAG GTTACATCCAAGCATGCAGGGGACTGATGATTTCAGCCATTTGTCTGGGCTTTTTTGGCTGCATATTTGCCCTAGTTGGgatgaaatgcacaaaaattggaggaaatgacaaaaacaaagcaaggaTCGCCTGCTTCGCTGGTGTCACTTTCATTCTCAGTG GCCTCTCCTCATTATCAGCGTGTTCCCTTTATGCGCATCGGATAACATCAGAGTTTTTTGACCCGATGTTTGTTGCACAGAA GTACGAACTGGGTGCTGCTCTCTTTATCGGCTGGGCAGGTTCGATCCTCTGTGTCCTTGGGGGAATCATGCTCTGTTTCTCCATAGCAGATTCTTATACCAAAAG CCGCAGTCAGGCAAGCTATATCTACAAAGGTGCTGCCTCGCATTCTCATATCTCCTCCTACCCGAGAGGGCAGGCGAAGTCTGTAAACCAGAGGCCGCCTCCagaatacagcaactcctccAGGATTCAACACTTTGATAAGAATGTATATGTTTGA
- the LOC115061991 gene encoding claudin-10-like — protein sequence MGYRTVVMYMEIGCFVVCVSGWILVCSTMPTEIWTWSEVDSIVLTTSNYFSNLWKDCISDSTGVSDCKGIPSMLALNWDIHMCRALIIISIILAFFGSILVLVGMKCTKIGGSEMANARVTFAGGMNYLIGGMCSMVAFSYYGNKIRAEFQDPNFRAQKFEIGVGVFIGWGGSTLLVVGGLIYSIFAGREGCQSSQERFPVYRFPDGYAVVPAPKSIISKSIFSAPRSGISDTRKSRNSSRTSDTSDSSGSSGSSGSSGSSISAVPSIAQTTASNNYV from the exons ATGGGCTACAGGACTGTAGTGATGTACATGGAGATTGGCTGCTTTGTGGTCTGCGTGTCTGGATGGATCTTGGTCTGTTCCACGATGCCAACAGAGATCTGGACCTGGTCTGAAGTCGACAGCATAGTCCTGACTACATCAAACTACTTCTCCAACTTGTGGAAGGATTGTATTTCAGATTCAACCGGAGTATCTGACTGCAAAGGAATTCCATCAATGCTTGCACTCAACT GGGACATTCATATGTGTCGAgctctcatcatcatctccatcatctTGGCTTTCTTTGGATCAATTCTAGTATTAGTAGGAATGAAATGTACCAAGATTGGGGGATCAGAAATGGCTAATGCAAGAGTTACTTTTGCTGGGGGGATGAACTACCTAATCGGAG GGATGTGTTCCATGGTTGCTTTCTCCTACTATGGAAACAAAATTAGAGCAGAATTTCAAGACCCAAACTTCAGAGCTCAGAA GTTTGAAATAGGCGTTGGTGTCTTTATCGGCTGGGGAGGATCCACCTTACTTGTTGTTGGTGGCCTTATTTACAGTATCTTTGCAGGGAGGGAAGGTTGCCAATCCAG CCAAGAACGCTTTCCTGTCTACCGGTTTCCTGATGGCTACGCTGTTGTCCCAGCACCAAAGAGCATCATTTCAAAGAGCATCTTTTCTGCACCTCGATCTGGTATTAGTGACACCAGAAAATccaggaacagcagcagaacaagtGACACCAGtgacagcagtggcagcagtggcagcagtggcagcagtggcagcagcattTCTGCGGTCCCCAGCATCGCCCAGACAACAGCATCGAATAATTACGTGTGA